Proteins co-encoded in one Gammaproteobacteria bacterium genomic window:
- a CDS encoding NADH-quinone oxidoreductase subunit B translates to MGVEGILEKGFTTTTADALINWARTGSLWPMTFGLACCAVEMMHAGASRYDLDRFGVIFRPSPRQSDVMIVAGTLVNKMAPALRKVYDQMSEPRWVISMGSCANGGGYYHYSYSVVRGCDRIVPVDIYIPGCPPTAEALLYGIIQLQNKIKRTNTIARV, encoded by the coding sequence GTGGGAGTAGAAGGAATATTAGAAAAAGGTTTTACCACAACAACGGCTGACGCATTAATTAACTGGGCACGTACGGGTTCCTTGTGGCCCATGACTTTTGGTTTGGCTTGTTGTGCCGTTGAAATGATGCACGCGGGTGCATCCCGATACGATCTGGATCGTTTCGGCGTTATTTTTCGTCCCAGCCCCCGTCAATCCGATGTCATGATCGTTGCCGGCACTCTGGTGAATAAAATGGCGCCTGCACTGCGAAAAGTTTACGATCAGATGTCAGAACCGCGATGGGTTATCTCCATGGGTTCCTGTGCCAATGGCGGTGGCTACTATCACTATTCCTATTCCGTGGTTAGAGGATGCGATCGAATCGTGCCGGTGGATATTTATATCCCGGGATGTCCGCCTACTGCAGAAGCATTGCTCTACGGTATCATACAACTGCAAAATAAAATAAAACGCACAAACACAATCGCGCGTGTATAA
- a CDS encoding NADH-quinone oxidoreductase subunit A → MLENYLPILVFVVIGIVMGVAPIAASYLLGPSKPYGEKLSPYECGFEAFEDSRMKFDVRFYLVAILFIIFDLEIAFLFPWAVVLNEIGMFGLIAMAVFLGILVIGFIYEWKKGALEWE, encoded by the coding sequence ATGCTTGAAAACTATTTGCCAATTTTGGTGTTTGTCGTTATTGGGATTGTTATGGGTGTGGCACCTATAGCAGCCAGCTATTTGCTGGGGCCAAGCAAACCCTACGGCGAAAAACTCTCGCCTTACGAATGCGGATTCGAAGCATTCGAAGATTCACGTATGAAGTTCGATGTACGTTTCTATCTAGTAGCTATCCTGTTTATTATTTTTGATCTTGAGATTGCGTTTCTGTTTCCGTGGGCCGTTGTGCTTAACGAAATAGGCATGTTCGGTTTGATCGCCATGGCGGTGTTTCTTGGTATTTTAGTTATCGGATTTATTTACGAGTGGAAAAAAGGGGCCTTGGAGTGGGAGTAG